In a genomic window of Streptomyces roseoviridis:
- a CDS encoding response regulator transcription factor yields MNQQVADLPDSHTVRHHPVPQHSHPAMPRLHVPVEHPALRILVVENEERSARALVQDLIRRGYRADSVTTGSQALQVHRQADLILLDLDLTDLDGLEVCRSIRAMSDTPIIAVTERGSELDRVLGLQAGSDDYMVKPYGFHELLARIGAVMRRVRPSPTARTIEHGPLRIDADTRKVTLHGRPVDLTRKEFDLLHALAIQPGAVVSRRQLMTQVWDDAWSHKGRTIDTHVSSVRGKLGSSHWIVTVRGVGFRLGNP; encoded by the coding sequence ATGAACCAGCAGGTAGCAGACCTACCCGATTCCCACACCGTGCGGCATCACCCCGTGCCCCAGCACAGCCACCCGGCCATGCCGCGACTGCACGTCCCGGTCGAGCACCCTGCCCTGCGCATCCTGGTCGTCGAGAACGAGGAGCGCTCGGCCAGGGCGCTGGTGCAGGACCTGATCCGGCGGGGGTACCGCGCCGACAGCGTCACCACCGGGAGCCAGGCGCTCCAGGTGCACCGTCAGGCCGACCTGATCCTGCTCGACCTCGACCTCACCGACCTGGACGGGCTCGAGGTGTGCCGGAGCATCCGCGCGATGAGCGACACCCCGATCATCGCCGTCACCGAGCGCGGCAGCGAGCTCGACCGCGTCCTCGGGCTGCAGGCCGGCTCGGACGACTACATGGTCAAGCCCTACGGATTCCACGAACTCCTGGCCCGCATAGGGGCGGTGATGCGCCGCGTGCGGCCGTCCCCGACCGCCCGGACCATCGAGCACGGCCCGCTGCGGATCGACGCCGACACCCGCAAGGTCACCCTGCACGGCCGGCCCGTCGACCTCACGCGCAAGGAGTTCGACCTGCTGCACGCGCTCGCGATCCAGCCGGGCGCCGTCGTCTCCCGGCGGCAGCTGATGACCCAGGTCTGGGACGACGCCTGGTCGCACAAGGGCCGCACCATCGACACCCACGTCAGCAGCGTGCGGGGCAAGCTCGGATCCAGCCACTGGATCGTGACCGTCCGCGGCGTCGGATTCCGCCTGGGCAACCCGTGA